GGTGCTCGTCACCTTAAAGGTCGAACAGGAATACATGCCCCACTACAACGAAGTTTGTCGTATTGTTTCCGAATCGCTACTAGGAGACGCGGCCCTCGAATTCGTTCCGACAGACCGGCCTGGCCTGCCCAACGAGCCCCTTCCCAACGCTGCGCAAATCGAAGGCTCTGTCGCCGAAAATCCGCTGGCTGTCCTGGTTAATCTGCAGGAGAAACTCAACGCATCGCTCGACACCCTGCAACAAGCCGGCACGAACATCAGCACTTTGACCAAAAACGCCAATCGGGTTATTGTTAACAACGAGGGAAGCTTCAGCAGCATTCTACACAAGACCGACGGAGCGATTACTCGTTTCGATACAACATTGGCCGCGGTGCAGAATTTGGTGGGAGACGAACAGCTAAATCAACAGTTGAAAGAAGCCCTCAACGGGTTGCCGGAAACGATCAAGGAATCACGTGCACTGATCGAACAGTTGAAGTCCGTCGCCAGCCGGGCTGACACCAATCTCGAAAACCTGGAAGGCTTCACCCAGCCGCTGGGCGAGCGAGGCGAACAACTGGTCGCCAACCTAGAGAATGCCACCGAGAACTTAAACATCTTGGTCGCTCAATTGGCTCAATTCGGTCGCCGCGTGAACGAAGAGAATGGAACCATTGGCAAGCTGATCAACGACCCTCATCTCTATCAAAACCTGAACGACGCGGCTTTGAATATTCGTGAGTTGACCTTGCGATTGCGTCCGATTGTGGAAGATGCCCGCGTCTTCGCCGACAAAATCGCCCGCGACCCAGGCCGCCTCGGCGTAAAAGGTGTCTTCGAAAAGAATCGATCAGGCATCAAGTAAGCGATGGATGATAACCGAAAAGAGCCCTGCAATTCCCAGCGAACAACAGACATTCGCAAACAGGTTTGCGTGCTCGCCATCCCATCTCTTGATGATGACGACACCCACTCGGCGGCCGCCGTTGCCCCAGAAAATGAAAAGCCCTGAAGTGAAGAGCTAAGCCGTTTCCTTCAGGGCAGATATTTCGAGCATCGCCAGGGGCTGTGAAGTTGCTTATTCTTCAGCCGCCTCAATTTGGGTCTCGTCGTGATTGCCTTTGCTTTTCGGTGGCTTACTACTCAGATCGAATTCGAAAACCGTTTGGCCATCTTGAGCGACGGTAACGACTTCGACTCCCTTCTGACTGTAAACGCTGGGAAATTTGACTTTGGTACCCGGGTTGCCGTTGGCTCCGGCAGGTATTTCCAGGATCTTGACCATGTACTTGCCAGGGGCAACCCCTTCACCATAGCGTCGGGTGGCCATTGTATAGGCACCGTTTTCGTCGGTAATACCAAAAGCCAGCGGATTGGAATCGGAGACGAATGTGACTTCCACATTGGGTAGTGGCTGCCCTTCCAGCTTAACCACCCCGGTCACAGGAATTTTGTCGAGTTGCGGACCGAAGCAACCCATTGTTGTAGCTAACGCTGCCGCGAGCAGGGTCAAACAGAAGTAGCGAATCATGGCGTTGGCTAACCTTGAATTGTGTAAGGAGGAAAGCCCGTCGGTGGTCAGGTTAACCGACGGGCAGCATTTAGAAACGACGGTTGGCGATTAGAACTCGCCCAGAACGTTGCCATCGTTTCGCTGGCCAAGGTTGTTAACGATCGAGTGCTCGGTCGTCTCCGTAATGAAACGAACACTGGCATCTCCCATGGCAAACATCGCACCGCCTGGATGATGCGAACCGAAAGCGTAGATGCTGACGCCGTTGATCAAATAAAGTTGACTCTTGTAACCGTTGGCCTGGACACCGCGGAGCGTGCTCATCATATGGTAGACACTCGGTGAGCCAGCACTCGAGCTACCGTTGTTCGTCAAGCCAATCCACACCGAGGCACGGTAATCGACTAGTTTGTCATCACGCTTTCGCCCGGTGATCCCGTAAGGCGTTTCGCCAATCATGCAAGTATTCGTCGTTCCGTCGGTGATATCGCGCAGCTTGACCTTGCTGTTCGGACCAAAGAAACCGTTCTCGTAGTTGCCCGGACAACTCCCGGCAACGAAAGTACAATCACCATCATCGCTGTAGGTGGACTGCATGTTACGCGTACCAAAAACTGCTTTGTAGGTTGATATGCCGTGAGCAGGATATGAGGAAGAGCTCGGTAACGATTCATTTAGATTCCCTCCCGGAGCACTCGGACAGCGAAACGCGGGAATGAATGGCTGAGAATATTGCAGAATACTGGCTGCGTCCGAAGCATTCGCCGTGCTCACCGGCAGGTTATCGAAACGGCTGTTTTGCTCCAACTGTGGCAAGATCATCGTTCCCCAGCCCCAGCCCGGTCCGTAACGCGACGAAAGTTTTGGATTGTCGCTTCGATAGAATGCTGCTGGAAAGCAGCGATAGGTGTCGTGATAGTTGTGCAGTGCTAATCCAATTTGCTTCAAATTGTTAGAACACTGCATCCGCCGAGCAGCTTCTCGAGCTTGCTGGACGGCTGGCAACAGCAAAGAGATCAACACGCCAATAATCGCGATGACCACTAGAAGTTCGACAAGGGTAAACCCTCGGGCACGACGAATAAGGCAAGAGGAAGGCATAATCGCTCCATTACGCAGTAATATGAATGAAAGATGGGTCCTTGCGTATGAGTGGGGCTCGACGACTTTTCCATGGCATCTTGTTGAGGTAGTTCCTAGGTTAGCGGTC
The window above is part of the Bremerella cremea genome. Proteins encoded here:
- a CDS encoding DUF1559 domain-containing protein, producing MPSSCLIRRARGFTLVELLVVIAIIGVLISLLLPAVQQAREAARRMQCSNNLKQIGLALHNYHDTYRCFPAAFYRSDNPKLSSRYGPGWGWGTMILPQLEQNSRFDNLPVSTANASDAASILQYSQPFIPAFRCPSAPGGNLNESLPSSSSYPAHGISTYKAVFGTRNMQSTYSDDGDCTFVAGSCPGNYENGFFGPNSKVKLRDITDGTTNTCMIGETPYGITGRKRDDKLVDYRASVWIGLTNNGSSSAGSPSVYHMMSTLRGVQANGYKSQLYLINGVSIYAFGSHHPGGAMFAMGDASVRFITETTEHSIVNNLGQRNDGNVLGEF
- a CDS encoding MlaD family protein — translated: MDDRVLQFRVGFVMLVAILLTGILFFLLGEQPQFLSDKETLYVVFNTAPGVTVDTPVRTSGILIGRVSNVKLRDDRKVLVTLKVEQEYMPHYNEVCRIVSESLLGDAALEFVPTDRPGLPNEPLPNAAQIEGSVAENPLAVLVNLQEKLNASLDTLQQAGTNISTLTKNANRVIVNNEGSFSSILHKTDGAITRFDTTLAAVQNLVGDEQLNQQLKEALNGLPETIKESRALIEQLKSVASRADTNLENLEGFTQPLGERGEQLVANLENATENLNILVAQLAQFGRRVNEENGTIGKLINDPHLYQNLNDAALNIRELTLRLRPIVEDARVFADKIARDPGRLGVKGVFEKNRSGIK
- a CDS encoding carboxypeptidase-like regulatory domain-containing protein, whose amino-acid sequence is MIRYFCLTLLAAALATTMGCFGPQLDKIPVTGVVKLEGQPLPNVEVTFVSDSNPLAFGITDENGAYTMATRRYGEGVAPGKYMVKILEIPAGANGNPGTKVKFPSVYSQKGVEVVTVAQDGQTVFEFDLSSKPPKSKGNHDETQIEAAEE